A single region of the Rattus rattus isolate New Zealand chromosome 8, Rrattus_CSIRO_v1, whole genome shotgun sequence genome encodes:
- the LOC116907175 gene encoding ral guanine nucleotide dissociation stimulator-like 3 isoform X5: MERTAGKELALAPLQDWGEETEDGAVYSVSLRRQRSQRSTPEGSGDGQTPIPAMDTFLQYRTSKVRALRAARLERLVHELVSGDPEQDPGFVPAFLATHRAFVPTARVLGFLLPPPPPPPPAGVDSKRTEGQDLNFSKNLRAVVSVLGSWLRDHPQDFRDPPDHQNLGDVRIFLGWAAPGGAEVREAEKLLEYFLKEAKEEQTEGEQRLAWAGPSWAAQSPRSEFAEDYSEEEGLRSEGPELLDFSVDEVAEQLTLMDVELFLRVRSCECLGSMWSQRDRPGAAGISPTVRATVAQFNAVTGCVLGSVLAAPGLAASQRAQRIEKWIRIAQRCRELRNFSSLRAILSALQSNPIYRLKRSWGAVSREPLSVFRKLSQIFSDEDNHLSSRAILSQEETTEGPQGDDCSPGSLPSKLPPGPVPYLGTFLTDLVMLDTALPDMLKGNLINFEKRRKEWEILARIQQLQHRCQHYSLSPRPPILAALRAQRQLSEEQSYRVSRVIEPPAASCPSSPRIRRRISLTKRLSAKLSREKNQSPGGSPGDPPSPTSSVSPGSPPASPRSQDPPPGSPPASPGPQSPSTKLSLSMEPPGPWPMTLTPSSSRTPLLGQQTSEARVIRVSINNNHGNLYRSILLTCQDKAPSVVQRALEKHNVPQPWARDYQLLQVLPGDRELLIPDSANVFYAMNPAAPGDFLLRRKEGTGHTPSASPS; the protein is encoded by the exons ATGGAGAGGACAGCGGGCAAAGAGTTGGCCCTG GCACCACTACAGGACTGGGGAGAGGAGACCGAGGATGGCGCCGTGTACAGCGTCTCCCTGCGGCGGCAGCGCAGCCAGCGCTCAACCCCAGAGGGGTCTGGAGACGGCCAG ACCCCCATCCCGGCTATGGATACCTTCCTTCAGTACCGTACCAGCAAGGTGCGGGCGCTGAGGGCCGCCCGACTGGAGCGGCTGGTGCATGAGTTGGTGTCCGGAGACCCCGAGCAGGATCCTGGCTTTGTGCCTGCCTTCCTGGCCACCCACCGGGCCTTTGTGCCCACGGCCCGCGTTCTGGGCTTTCTGCTAcccccgccgccgccaccaccacctgctgg GGTAGACAGcaagaggacagaaggacaggaTCTGAACTTCAGCAAGAACCTGAG GGCTGTAGTTTCGGTACTGGGATCTTGGCTGCGAGATCATCCTCAGGACTTCCGGGATCCCCCTGATCATCAGAACCTGGGTGATGTCCGAATCTTTCTGGGCTGGGCAGCCCCAGGAGGGGCAGAAGTCAGGGAAGCAGAGAAACTTCTAGAATATTTCTTGAAGGAGGCTaaggaagagcagacagagggGGAGCAGCGACTGGCTTGGGCAG GCCCTTCCTGGGCTGCCCAGTCTCCCAGATCAGAGTTTGCAGAGGATTACTCGGAAGAGGAAGGCCTCAGGTCAGAAGGCCCAGAGCTCCTGGACTTCAGCGTGGATGAAGTGGCGGAGCAGCTGACTCTTATGGATGTG GAGCTCTTTCTGCGGGTGCGGTCCTGCGAGTGCCTGGGTTCCATGTGGTCTCAGCGCGACCGGCCGGGAGCTGCCGGCATCTCTCCCACAGTGCGCGCCACCGTGGCCCAGTTCAATGCGGTGACCGGCTGTGTGCTGGGCTCGGTGCTCGCTGCGCCCGGCCTGGCGGCCTCGCAGAGGGCACAACGCATTGAAAAATGGATTCGCATCGCCCAG CGGTGCCGGGAACTACGAAATTTCTCTTCCCTACGAGCGATCCTGTCCGCCCTGCAGTCTAACCCTATCTACAGGCTCAAGCGCAGCTGGGGAGCTGTGAGCAG GGAACCGCTGTCTGTTTTCAGGAAACTGTCGCAGATTTTTTCTGATGAGGATAACCATCTCAGCAGCCGAGCGATTCTTTCCCAG gAAGAGACCACTGAGGGACCCCAAGGTGATGACTGCTCCCCAGGAAGTCTGCCGTCA AAACTGCCCCCAGGTCCTGTCCCCTACCTTGGCACCTTTCTCACAGACTTGGTTATGCTGGATACAGCCTTACCGGATATGTTGAAG GGAAATCTCATCAACtttgaaaagaggaggaag GAGTGGGAGATCCTGGCCCGAATCCAGCAGCTACAGCATCGATGCCAGCACTACAGCCTGAGCCCCCGCCCGCCAATCCTGGCTGCCCTTCGTGCCCAGCGCCAGCTCAGCGAGGAGCAGAG CTACCGAGTCTCCCGTGTTATTGAGCCACCAGCTGCCTCCTGTCCCAGCTCCCCTCGTATCCGGCGACGCATCAGCCTGACAAAGCGTCTCAGTGC GAAGCTGTCCCGGGAGAAGAACCAGTCTCCTGGCGGGAGTCCGGGGGATCCACCCTCACCTACCTCCAG TGTGTCTCCAGGGTCTCCCCCAGCCAGTCCTAGAAGccaagaccctcctcctggcagTCCTCCCGCTTCACCAGGGCCTCAGAGCCCCAGCACCAAG CTGTCCCTGAGCATGGAGCCACCAGGGCCCTGGCCCATGACCTTGACCCCGAGCAGCTCTCGAACTCCCCTCCTTGGGCAGCAGACTTCAGAGGCCCGCGTCATCCGCGTCAGCATCAACAATAACCATGGGAATCTCTATCGGAGCATCTTG CTTACTTGTCAGGATAAAGCCCCCAGCGTGGTGCAAAGAGCCCTGGAGAAGCACAATGTGCCCCAGCCCTGGGCCCGGGACTACCAGCTCCTCCAGGTCTTGCCTGGGGACAGAG AGCTCCTGATTCCTGACAGTGCCAACGTCTTCTATGCTATGAACCCAGCTGCCCCTGGTGACTTCTTGCTTCGTCGGAAGGAGGGGACAGGACATacaccctctgcctccccaagctgA
- the Ccdc151 gene encoding coiled-coil domain-containing protein 151, which yields MTSPLCWAAATSTVTSQEPVPAPSSKTKGSKVHRPRGKAMGRAQAWPAHHSKTAASFQLMKSSVQAQVLELQRKIQLLEGDRKAFYESSQWNMKKNQDTINHLQEETKSLHMQLKDLLQGDSKVVQAIIQEWRSEKPYLKNRTCEQALEHLEHQLREKMNQLNALRHQVILRQKRLEELRLQHSLRQLEMAEIQDSNTEAAKTMRNLENRLEKARMKAEEAEHITNVYLQLKSYLQEESLNLENRLDSMEAEVMNTKHEVQELKVVNQEAIIARDIAKNQLQYLEETAIRDRKKRDHYITDCKKRAEEKKLQTERMERKTHRDHVLLQSEDTIQDHQRHKEQELRQRWSMYQMEVMFGKVKDATGVAESHAVVRRFLAQDETFTQLETLKRDNELALAKLKEEKQRLQRELESLKYSGDATLVSQRKLHEEMKKAFKKEEQRHSEVLERLDRTSRVLQLVKDCLEHLANKLSHVQVDDTILAGKKLDRESEDYPSNLLVVVQEKLLKLQEHLDNQDVPEMLRHIADREFLATLEGKLPLYNTRILLPVASVKDKFFDEEESEDDDRDVVTRAAFKIRSQKLIEARSKKRNKSRRS from the exons ATGACGTCTCCCCTGTGCTGGGCAGCCGCGACGAGCACGGTGACTAGCCAGGAACCAGTTCCAGCGCCCTCTTCCAAAACCAAGGGCAGTAAGGTTCACCGTCCTCGAGGCAAGGCTATGGGCAGGGCACAGGCCTGGCCTGCACATCATTCCAAGACAGCAGCCTCCTTCCAATTGATGAAGTCTTCTGTGCAAGCACAGGTGCTTGAGTTACAAAGAAAAATCCAACTGTTAG AGGGTGATCGTAAGGCCTTTTATGAGAGCTCACAATGGAACATGAAGAAGAACCAAGACACCATCAACCATCTCCAGGAGGAGACCAAGTCTCTCCACATGCAGCTAAAAGACCTGCTGCAG GGAGACTCCAAAGTGGTGCAGGCAATCATTCAggaatggaggtcagagaagccGTACCTGAAGAACAGGACATGTGAG CAGGCCCTGGAGCACCTGGAGCACCAGTTGAGGGAGAAGATGAACCAGCTGAATGCCTTACGACACCAGGTAATCCTTCGGCAGAAACGGCTGGAGGAACTGAGGCTGCAGCACAGCCTGCGGCAGCTGGAGATGGCAGAGATCCAAGACAGCAACACAGAGGCCGCCAAG ACCATGCGCAACCTGGAGAACCGGCTGGAGAAGGCCCGGATGAaagcagaggaggcagagcaCATCACCAATGTGTACCTGCAGCTCAAGTCTTACCTTCAG GAGGAGAGTCTCAACTTGGAGAACCGGCTGGATTCCATGGAAGCTGAGGTGATGAACACCAAACATGAAGTGCAGGAGCTGAAAGTGGTGAACCAAGAGGCTATAATTGCCCGGGACATTGCCAAG AACCAGCTGCAGTATCTGGAGGAGACTGCGATCAGAGACCGCAAGAAGCGTGACCATTACATAACTGACTGCAAGAAGCGTGCGGAAGAGAAGAAACTCCAGACGGAGCGTATGGAGCGCAAG ACCCACCGAGACCACGTACTCCTGCAGTCAGAAGATACAATACAGGACCACCAACGCCACAAGGAGCAGGAGCTGCGGCAGCGCTGGAGCATGTACCAGATGGAAGTAATGTTTGGCAAGGTCAAAGATGCCACTGGAGTAGCTGAGTCGCAT GCGGTGGTGCGAAGGTTCCTGGCCCAGGACGAGACCTTTACACAGCTGGAGACTCTCAAGAGAGACAATGAACTGGCGTTGGCAAAGttgaaggaggagaagcagcggctccagagggagctggagagccTCAAGTACTCAGGGGATGCCACACTGGTGAG CCAGCGGAAGCTCCACGAAGAGATGAAAAAGGCATTCAAGAAGGAGGAGCAGCGTCACAGCGAAGTCCTGGAGCGACTGGACCGCACCTCGAGAGTCCTCCAGTTGGTCAAAGATTGCTTGGAGCATTTGGCCAACAAACTGAGTCACGTACAAGTG GATGATACCATATTGGCAGGAAAGAAGTTAGACCGGGAATCAGAGGACTACCCGAGCAATCTGCTGGTAGTTGTCCAGGAAAAGCTGCTAAAACTGCAGGAGCACCTGGACAACCAGGACGTGCCCGAGATGCTTCGACACATAGCAGACCGAGAG TTCCTGGCCACGTTAGAAGGAAAGCTGCCCCTGTACAACACCCGCATCCTTCTGCCCGTGGCTAGTGTCAAGGACAAGTTCTTTG aCGAAGAGGAGAGTGAGGATGATGACCGTGATGTAGTGACCCGCGCTGCCTTCAAGATCCGTTCCCAGAAGTTAATTGAAGCCCGCAGCAAGAAGCGCAATAAGTCGCGCAGATCTTAG
- the Prkcsh gene encoding glucosidase 2 subunit beta isoform X1: protein MLLLLLLLPLCWAVEVKRPRGVSLSNHHFYDESKPFTCLDGTATIPFDQVNDDYCDCKDGSDEPGTAACPNGSFHCTNTGYKPLYILSSRVNDGVCDCCDGTDEYNSGTVCENTCREKGRKEKESLQQLAEVTREGFRLKKILIEEWKTAREEKQSKLLELQAGKKSLEDQVETLRTAKEEAERPEKEAKDQHRKLWEEQQAAAKARREQELAASAFQELDDNMDGLVSLAELQTHPELDTDGDGGLSEEEAQALLSGDTQTDTTSFYDRVWAAIRDKYRSEVPPTDVPVPEVTEPKEEKLPVLPPTEEEEEEEEEPEEEEEEEEEEVQGEQPKEVPPPQQPLQPPSPAEDEKMPPYDEETQAIIDAAQEARNKFEEVERSLKEMEESIRSLEQEISFDFGPSGEFAYLYSQCYELTTNEYVYRLCPFKLVSQKPKHGGSPTSLGTWGSWAGPDDDKFSAMKYEQGTGCWQGPNRSTTVRLLCGKETVVTSTTEPSRCEYLMELMTPAACPEPPPEAPTDGDHDEL from the exons atgttgctgctgctgctgctgctaccccTCTGTTGGGCAGTAGAAGTTAAGAGACCCCGGGGCGTTTCCCTCAGCA ACCATCACTTCTATGACGAATCTAAACCTTTCACGTGTTTGGATGGCACAGCCACTATCCCCTTCGATCAGGTGAACGATGATTACTGCGACTGTAAGGATGGTTCTGATGAGCCTG gcACAGCTGCTTGTCCCAATGGCAGCTTTCACTGCACCAACACTGGGTATAAGCCTTTGTACATCCTCTCTAGCCGGGTCAATGATGGGGTGTGTG ACTGCTGTGATGGGACGGACGAGTACAACAGTGGCACCGTCTGTGAGAACACCTGCAG AGAGAAGGGTCGCAAGGAAAAAGAGTCCCTGCAGCAGCTGGCCGAGGTCACCCGAGAAGGGTTCCGTCTCAAGAAGATACTCATTGAGGAGTGGAAGACAGCTCGGGAAGAAAAGCAG AGTaagcttcttgagcttcaggctGGAAAGAAGTCTCTGGAAGACCAGGTAGAAACGCTGCGGACAGcgaaagaggaagcagagaggccagagaaggaggcCAAGGACCAGCACCGGAAGCTGTGGGAAG AGCAGCAGGCTGCTGCCAAGGCCCGGCGGGAACAGGAGCTGGCAGCCAGTGCCTTCCAGGAACTGGACGACAACATGGATGGGCT GGTCTCACTGGCTGAGTTACAGACTCACCCAGAGCTGGACacagatggagatggaggactGTCGGAGGAGGAGGCCCAG GCTCTTCTCAGTGGAGACACACAGACTGACACTACCTCCTTCTATGACCGTGTCTGGGCTGCCATCAGGGACAAGTACCGCTCTGAG GTCCCACCTACTGACGTACCTGTTCCTGAGGTCACCGAACCCAAAGAAGAAAAGCTGCCAGTGTTGCCACccacagaagaagaggaagaggaggaggaggagccagaggaagaagaggaagaggaggaggaggaggtgcaggGGGAGCAGCCCAAG GAGGTCCCGCCCCCACAGCAGCCCCTACAGCCTCCCAGTCCTGCTGAGGATGAGAAGATGCCACCCTATGATGAGGAGACACAGGCTATCATCGATG CCGCACAAGAGGCCCGGAACAAGTTTGAGGAGGTCGAACGGTCCTTGAAAGAGATGGAGGAGTCCATCAG GAGTTTGGAACAAGAGATCTCCTTTGATTTCGGTCCCTCTGGAGAGTTTGCATACCTCTACAGCCAATGCTACGAGCTCACCACCAATGA GTATGTCTACCGGCTTTGCCCCTTCAAACTCGTCTCCCAGAAACCCAAACATGGGGGCTCCCCGACCAGTCTGGG TACATGGGGCTCCTGGGCTGGCCCAGATGACGACAAGTTCAGCGCAATGAAGTACGAGCAGGGCACAGGCTGCTGGCAGGGCCCCAACCGCTCCACCACA GTACGCCTCCTGTGTGGCAAGGAGACTGTGGTGACCAGTACCACAGAGCCCAGTCGCTGCGAGTACCTCATGGAGCTGATGACACCAGCAGCCTGCCCAGAGCCGCCTCCAGAAGCACCCACTGATGGAGACCATGATGAACTGTAG
- the Prkcsh gene encoding glucosidase 2 subunit beta isoform X2: MLLLLLLLPLCWAVEVKRPRGVSLSNHHFYDESKPFTCLDGTATIPFDQVNDDYCDCKDGSDEPGTAACPNGSFHCTNTGYKPLYILSSRVNDGVCDCCDGTDEYNSGTVCENTCREKGRKEKESLQQLAEVTREGFRLKKILIEEWKTAREEKQSKLLELQAGKKSLEDQVETLRTAKEEAERPEKEAKDQHRKLWEEQQAAAKARREQELAASAFQELDDNMDGLVSLAELQTHPELDTDGDGGLSEEEAQALLSGDTQTDTTSFYDRVWAAIRDKYRSEVPPTDVPVPEVTEPKEEKLPVLPPTEEEEEEEEEPEEEEEEEEEEEVPPPQQPLQPPSPAEDEKMPPYDEETQAIIDAAQEARNKFEEVERSLKEMEESIRSLEQEISFDFGPSGEFAYLYSQCYELTTNEYVYRLCPFKLVSQKPKHGGSPTSLGTWGSWAGPDDDKFSAMKYEQGTGCWQGPNRSTTVRLLCGKETVVTSTTEPSRCEYLMELMTPAACPEPPPEAPTDGDHDEL; this comes from the exons atgttgctgctgctgctgctgctaccccTCTGTTGGGCAGTAGAAGTTAAGAGACCCCGGGGCGTTTCCCTCAGCA ACCATCACTTCTATGACGAATCTAAACCTTTCACGTGTTTGGATGGCACAGCCACTATCCCCTTCGATCAGGTGAACGATGATTACTGCGACTGTAAGGATGGTTCTGATGAGCCTG gcACAGCTGCTTGTCCCAATGGCAGCTTTCACTGCACCAACACTGGGTATAAGCCTTTGTACATCCTCTCTAGCCGGGTCAATGATGGGGTGTGTG ACTGCTGTGATGGGACGGACGAGTACAACAGTGGCACCGTCTGTGAGAACACCTGCAG AGAGAAGGGTCGCAAGGAAAAAGAGTCCCTGCAGCAGCTGGCCGAGGTCACCCGAGAAGGGTTCCGTCTCAAGAAGATACTCATTGAGGAGTGGAAGACAGCTCGGGAAGAAAAGCAG AGTaagcttcttgagcttcaggctGGAAAGAAGTCTCTGGAAGACCAGGTAGAAACGCTGCGGACAGcgaaagaggaagcagagaggccagagaaggaggcCAAGGACCAGCACCGGAAGCTGTGGGAAG AGCAGCAGGCTGCTGCCAAGGCCCGGCGGGAACAGGAGCTGGCAGCCAGTGCCTTCCAGGAACTGGACGACAACATGGATGGGCT GGTCTCACTGGCTGAGTTACAGACTCACCCAGAGCTGGACacagatggagatggaggactGTCGGAGGAGGAGGCCCAG GCTCTTCTCAGTGGAGACACACAGACTGACACTACCTCCTTCTATGACCGTGTCTGGGCTGCCATCAGGGACAAGTACCGCTCTGAG GTCCCACCTACTGACGTACCTGTTCCTGAGGTCACCGAACCCAAAGAAGAAAAGCTGCCAGTGTTGCCACccacagaagaagaggaagaggaggaggaggagccagaggaagaagaggaagaggaggaggaggag GAGGTCCCGCCCCCACAGCAGCCCCTACAGCCTCCCAGTCCTGCTGAGGATGAGAAGATGCCACCCTATGATGAGGAGACACAGGCTATCATCGATG CCGCACAAGAGGCCCGGAACAAGTTTGAGGAGGTCGAACGGTCCTTGAAAGAGATGGAGGAGTCCATCAG GAGTTTGGAACAAGAGATCTCCTTTGATTTCGGTCCCTCTGGAGAGTTTGCATACCTCTACAGCCAATGCTACGAGCTCACCACCAATGA GTATGTCTACCGGCTTTGCCCCTTCAAACTCGTCTCCCAGAAACCCAAACATGGGGGCTCCCCGACCAGTCTGGG TACATGGGGCTCCTGGGCTGGCCCAGATGACGACAAGTTCAGCGCAATGAAGTACGAGCAGGGCACAGGCTGCTGGCAGGGCCCCAACCGCTCCACCACA GTACGCCTCCTGTGTGGCAAGGAGACTGTGGTGACCAGTACCACAGAGCCCAGTCGCTGCGAGTACCTCATGGAGCTGATGACACCAGCAGCCTGCCCAGAGCCGCCTCCAGAAGCACCCACTGATGGAGACCATGATGAACTGTAG